One genomic segment of Phormidium ambiguum IAM M-71 includes these proteins:
- a CDS encoding sulfonate ABC transporter substrate-binding protein, translating into MLSNRQKPRWLGIVSDFFPAWQSPSVRTFVLMFFVGFAVSLTISACSSNANVNTANSSTAIPSPSTPTAEVRIGYQKAATVLNALKGKGELEKALAASGATVKWTEFPAGPPMLEAINAGSIDFGYTGEAPPVFAQAAGTPLVYVAYEPFGPKAEAIVVHKDSPIKSVADLKGKKVAFAKGSNTNYLVVKALEKAGLKYTDIKPAFLTPADARAAFEGKNVDAWAIWDPYLAVAEKAIGARILTDATDLAPNRGYYLASKSFVETRPQQLKIVLNEVTKVSDWAKSNPSEVAKFLGSELGIDPAILEVSEKRREYGVLPMTDEIIAGQQQIADTFQKINLIPKQINVKEIVWKDNK; encoded by the coding sequence ATGTTGTCTAACCGACAAAAACCACGATGGTTGGGCATTGTGAGTGATTTTTTCCCAGCTTGGCAAAGTCCGTCTGTTCGTACCTTTGTGCTGATGTTTTTCGTGGGATTCGCCGTGAGTTTAACTATTTCGGCTTGTTCCTCTAACGCGAACGTCAACACAGCCAATTCTTCCACCGCTATTCCCAGTCCTTCTACTCCTACAGCTGAAGTTCGCATTGGCTATCAAAAAGCCGCAACAGTACTCAACGCCTTGAAAGGAAAAGGCGAATTAGAGAAAGCCTTAGCAGCTTCTGGCGCAACTGTGAAATGGACAGAATTTCCCGCAGGGCCGCCAATGTTGGAAGCGATAAACGCCGGAAGCATTGATTTTGGCTACACCGGAGAAGCGCCGCCTGTATTCGCCCAAGCCGCAGGAACTCCTTTAGTTTATGTAGCTTACGAACCTTTCGGTCCGAAAGCAGAAGCGATCGTAGTTCATAAAGATTCACCAATTAAAAGTGTTGCCGATCTTAAAGGTAAAAAAGTTGCTTTTGCTAAGGGTTCTAACACTAATTACTTAGTAGTAAAAGCCCTAGAAAAAGCCGGACTAAAATATACTGATATCAAGCCAGCTTTTCTCACCCCTGCTGATGCCCGTGCTGCTTTTGAAGGTAAGAATGTAGATGCTTGGGCAATTTGGGACCCCTACTTAGCAGTAGCAGAAAAAGCTATAGGCGCACGCATCTTAACAGATGCCACTGATTTAGCACCAAATCGCGGTTATTATCTAGCATCTAAATCTTTTGTGGAAACTCGTCCTCAACAGTTGAAAATCGTTTTAAATGAAGTAACCAAAGTCAGCGATTGGGCGAAGAGTAATCCATCAGAAGTAGCAAAATTTTTAGGATCGGAATTAGGCATCGATCCAGCAATTTTAGAAGTATCAGAAAAACGGCGTGAATATGGCGTTTTACCGATGACAGATGAAATAATTGCTGGACAGCAACAGATCGCTGACACATTCCAAAAAATCAATCTGATCCCCAAACAAATCAACGTTAAGGAAATTGTTTGGAAAGACAATAAGTAA
- a CDS encoding NADPH-dependent oxidoreductase: MTNPTELLYSRYGQREFDFDRDWNDSLTTLLSHRSIRAYLPDPLPPGTLEILVAAAQSAATSSNLQTWSVVAIEEVERKEKLSQLAGNQAHIQQCPLFLVWLADLARLTYVAESQGLPHEGLDYLEMFVMASIDAALAAQNAAVAAESLGLGTVYIGALRNRPEEVAEVLNLPPHVFAVFGMCVGYPDLDKAAAIKPRLPQQAVLHREAYQLVSQEEAIARYNEVMKPFYTQQKMNIPGDWSEHSSKRVATRESLSGRDRLREALNNLGFPLY, translated from the coding sequence ATGACTAACCCTACTGAATTGCTGTACTCGCGCTACGGTCAGAGAGAGTTTGATTTTGATAGAGATTGGAACGATTCTTTAACCACACTGCTTTCTCACCGATCGATCCGCGCTTATTTGCCCGATCCATTGCCACCAGGAACTCTAGAAATCTTAGTGGCAGCGGCTCAATCTGCTGCTACTTCGTCTAATCTCCAGACTTGGAGTGTAGTTGCAATTGAAGAGGTTGAGCGCAAGGAAAAATTATCACAACTAGCAGGGAATCAAGCACACATCCAACAGTGTCCTCTATTCCTGGTTTGGTTAGCAGATTTGGCTCGCTTGACTTACGTTGCGGAATCTCAAGGATTACCTCATGAAGGGTTGGATTATTTGGAGATGTTTGTCATGGCAAGCATTGATGCAGCGTTAGCGGCGCAAAATGCGGCTGTAGCGGCTGAGTCTCTTGGTTTAGGAACAGTGTATATCGGTGCATTACGCAACCGTCCAGAGGAAGTGGCAGAGGTATTGAATTTGCCTCCTCATGTCTTTGCGGTTTTTGGGATGTGTGTGGGTTATCCTGACCTAGACAAGGCGGCTGCGATTAAGCCGCGTTTACCGCAACAAGCCGTACTGCACCGCGAAGCTTATCAGTTAGTATCTCAGGAAGAAGCGATCGCTCGTTACAACGAAGTGATGAAACCGTTTTATACCCAACAGAAGATGAATATCCCTGGTGATTGGTCGGAGCATTCATCCAAGCGGGTAGCTACTCGTGAGTCTTTATCGGGACGCGATCGCTTGCGCGAGGCACTCAATAATCTGGGTTTTCCACTGTATTAA
- the ssuC gene encoding aliphatic sulfonate ABC transporter permease SsuC, whose product MQKNLKLQNSSFQILFENRYIQTILPWLVPFFIIVFWQIFSSIGWIPTRILPAPLDVLNAAIRLAVSGELFTHIGISAKRAITGFLLGGSIGFLLGLINGISPLAEKMLDTSIQMLRNIPNLALIPLVILWFGIGDEARLFLVSLGVMFPIYLNTFHGIRNVDRGLIEMGRVYGLNAWGLFWKIILPGAMSSILVGVRFSLGIMWLTLIVAETIAADSGIGYMAMNAREFMQTDVVVLSILLYALFGKLADVLARGLENYWLQWHPSYQKA is encoded by the coding sequence ATGCAAAAAAATCTGAAATTGCAAAACTCGTCGTTTCAAATATTGTTTGAGAATCGTTATATTCAAACAATACTTCCTTGGTTAGTACCTTTTTTTATCATCGTATTTTGGCAAATTTTTTCGTCTATTGGTTGGATTCCAACCAGAATTTTGCCTGCTCCTTTAGATGTATTAAATGCTGCTATCCGATTAGCTGTTTCAGGAGAACTTTTTACCCATATCGGCATTAGTGCAAAAAGGGCTATTACCGGGTTCTTACTTGGAGGAAGTATTGGTTTTCTCTTGGGTTTAATTAATGGAATTTCTCCCTTAGCGGAAAAGATGTTAGATACTTCTATTCAAATGCTTCGTAATATTCCCAACTTAGCTTTAATCCCACTAGTTATTTTGTGGTTTGGAATTGGTGACGAAGCTAGATTATTTCTGGTTTCTTTGGGTGTAATGTTTCCTATTTACTTAAATACTTTTCATGGGATTCGTAATGTCGATCGCGGATTAATTGAAATGGGTAGAGTTTATGGTTTAAATGCTTGGGGTTTATTTTGGAAAATTATTCTTCCTGGTGCAATGTCTTCTATTTTAGTAGGGGTACGTTTTTCTTTGGGTATTATGTGGCTAACATTAATCGTAGCTGAAACGATCGCCGCTGATTCTGGCATTGGTTACATGGCGATGAATGCGAGAGAATTTATGCAAACAGATGTGGTAGTTTTGAGCATTTTATTATATGCTTTGTTCGGCAAGTTGGCTGATGTTTTAGCCAGAGGTTTGGAAAATTACTGGTTGCAATGGCATCCCAGTTATCAAAAAGCCTGA